Proteins encoded within one genomic window of Formosa agariphila KMM 3901:
- a CDS encoding GbsR/MarR family transcriptional regulator has translation MEKQLLEEKHNLVEKLGVILENKNQFAPLASRIVAYVILTGKGGTTFEDLVINLCASKSTISTHLNHLLDLKQLEYFTKQGDRKKYYVISECHIVNHMEKMVEAWTSEKQLHVEMKSYKHKMNELITDDSEKFSLDFHNNYIVFLDEVTKSVLKLREKIEHNQSN, from the coding sequence ATGGAGAAACAGCTTCTTGAAGAAAAACATAACCTTGTAGAAAAGCTAGGTGTTATTTTAGAGAATAAGAATCAATTCGCTCCTCTTGCTAGCCGTATTGTTGCCTATGTAATTCTTACGGGAAAAGGTGGGACTACTTTTGAAGATTTAGTAATAAACTTATGCGCAAGTAAAAGTACAATCTCGACACATTTAAATCATCTATTAGATTTAAAGCAATTAGAATATTTCACTAAGCAAGGTGATCGAAAAAAGTATTACGTGATAAGTGAATGCCATATAGTCAACCACATGGAAAAAATGGTTGAAGCATGGACTTCTGAAAAGCAATTACATGTAGAAATGAAATCTTACAAACATAAAATGAACGAATTAATTACAGATGATTCTGAAAAATTCAGTTTAGATTTTCATAACAACTACATTGTTTTCTTAGACGAAGTTACTAAGTCCGTCTTAAAACTAAGAGAAAAAATAGAACACAATCAATCCAATTAA
- a CDS encoding aldose epimerase family protein, whose translation MKKASITQSVYGTLPNGQQVDTFKLKNGKGMEVDIITFGGIITNLKVPNGEGVSENIVLGYDKLDSYLENPTFFGAIIGRYGNRIAHGKFTLNDTVYSLETNNGPHHLHGGSQGFDKAVWDAKTIETEETVALELAYLSPDMEAGFPGNLKVTVLYTLTSENALEIQYKGITDKPTLVNLTQHSYFNLSGDFYKSIENQELMIDADFFVPIDETAIPFGHLESVKNTPFDFTVPKRIGQDINADNQQIKNGFGYDHTFVINQTEKGLTRFATVLDQDSKRYMEVYTTEPGVQLYTGNFIDAALPLANGEIFANRTGLCLETQHYPDSPNQNQFPSTVLQPGEFYHSATTYKFSVV comes from the coding sequence ATGAAAAAAGCATCGATTACACAATCTGTATACGGAACACTTCCTAATGGTCAACAAGTAGATACGTTTAAGCTTAAAAATGGAAAGGGTATGGAAGTCGATATCATTACATTTGGAGGTATTATCACAAATTTAAAGGTTCCGAATGGTGAAGGTGTAAGCGAAAATATAGTTTTAGGTTACGATAAATTGGACTCGTATTTAGAAAACCCAACATTTTTTGGAGCCATAATTGGGCGTTACGGTAATCGCATAGCGCATGGAAAATTTACTTTAAATGATACGGTGTATAGTTTAGAAACTAACAATGGACCGCACCATTTACACGGTGGAAGCCAAGGATTTGATAAAGCAGTGTGGGATGCTAAAACTATTGAAACTGAAGAGACTGTTGCCTTAGAATTAGCTTACTTAAGTCCAGACATGGAAGCCGGATTTCCTGGAAATTTAAAGGTTACAGTATTATATACGTTAACATCAGAAAATGCTTTAGAAATTCAGTATAAAGGAATTACAGATAAGCCAACGTTAGTAAACCTAACGCAACATAGTTATTTTAATCTATCTGGAGATTTTTATAAATCTATAGAAAATCAGGAGTTAATGATAGATGCAGATTTCTTTGTGCCTATAGATGAGACAGCAATTCCGTTTGGGCATTTAGAATCGGTTAAAAACACGCCATTCGATTTTACAGTACCTAAACGTATTGGTCAGGATATTAATGCCGACAATCAGCAAATTAAAAATGGTTTTGGTTACGATCATACCTTTGTAATTAATCAAACCGAAAAAGGGTTAACACGTTTTGCAACGGTTTTAGATCAAGATAGCAAACGCTATATGGAAGTGTATACTACAGAACCTGGCGTGCAGTTATACACAGGGAATTTTATAGATGCTGCTTTGCCGTTAGCAAATGGCGAAATTTTTGCAAACAGAACAGGTTTGTGTCTAGAAACGCAACATTATCCAGATTCACCCAATCAAAATCAATTTCCATCAACGGTTTTACAACCCGGCGAATTTTATCATTCGGCAACAACTTATAAGTTTTCTGTGGTTTAG
- a CDS encoding sulfite exporter TauE/SafE family protein: MDIAQLFGFIGALVVGLVLGLTGGGGSILTVPILVYLLMLNPVTATAYSLFIVGVSSSFGAFKNFQKGLVDLKIAAVFAIPAFSMVYITRKFIIPAIPESIFHIGSFVVTKDIFIMVMFAIMMVVASVSMLKPSKDKHHDNGPRKLSNILIFNQAIVIGFFTGIVGAGGGFIIIPALIILGNLTMKKAVGTSLFIIAINSLIGFIGDIGNVEIDWVFLLSFTAIAVVGIFLGSYLSNYIPGKKLKKGFGWFVLAMGVYIIIKELVM, encoded by the coding sequence ATGGATATTGCTCAATTATTTGGTTTTATAGGCGCTTTGGTTGTTGGTTTGGTTTTAGGATTAACAGGTGGAGGAGGTTCTATTTTAACTGTTCCTATTTTGGTTTATCTATTAATGTTAAACCCTGTAACGGCAACAGCATATTCGTTATTTATAGTTGGAGTATCGTCTAGTTTTGGTGCGTTTAAAAATTTTCAGAAAGGTTTAGTCGATTTAAAAATCGCCGCTGTATTTGCAATTCCAGCATTTTCAATGGTGTATATAACCCGTAAATTTATAATTCCGGCCATACCAGAATCTATCTTTCACATCGGGAGTTTTGTAGTTACTAAAGACATTTTTATCATGGTCATGTTTGCTATCATGATGGTGGTTGCCTCTGTAAGTATGTTAAAACCGAGTAAAGATAAACACCATGATAACGGCCCTAGAAAATTAAGTAATATTTTAATTTTTAATCAGGCTATAGTTATTGGTTTCTTTACAGGAATAGTTGGTGCAGGTGGCGGATTTATTATTATTCCTGCGTTAATTATCTTAGGAAATTTAACCATGAAAAAAGCCGTAGGAACATCGTTGTTTATTATCGCAATTAATTCTTTAATTGGGTTTATTGGCGATATCGGGAATGTAGAAATCGACTGGGTATTCTTATTAAGCTTTACAGCAATAGCTGTGGTGGGGATTTTTCTAGGGAGTTATTTATCGAATTATATTCCAGGAAAAAAACTAAAAAAGGGCTTCGGATGGTTTGTACTAGCCATGGGGGTTTACATTATAATTAAAGAACTTGTTATGTAA
- a CDS encoding efflux RND transporter periplasmic adaptor subunit, whose product MKNKHYMIVSLALIALTFISCGDSKSEQPQQQQQAPPFPVTTLQNKTVTAYQNYPTSIKGIVSSQVRAKVSGYIQKVLVDEGEPVKKGQVLFRLETQSLSQDAGAAKARVNVAKVEVDKLVPLVEQGIISQVQLQTAKANLAQAEANYSSINASIGYATIKSPVDGYVGAINFREGTLISPSDPTPLTTVSDISKVYAFFSLNETQYLDFLQNAEGKTLEEKLSHYPDVNLILANGSIYPIKGKIQTSSGQVNQNTGTVSLRAVFDNPNRLITNGSSGKVQIPIIYEDAIVVPQKATYEQQGNVMLYKLGEDNKTKNTLIKVKAAIDGLYVLESGLNANDKIVASGVGKVRNDMVITPQDVPFDEVTKPIETLFKN is encoded by the coding sequence ATGAAAAATAAACATTACATGATTGTATCGCTAGCCCTAATAGCGCTAACATTTATAAGTTGTGGAGACAGTAAATCTGAGCAACCCCAGCAACAACAGCAAGCTCCACCGTTTCCTGTTACCACATTACAAAATAAAACCGTAACCGCTTACCAAAATTATCCTACAAGTATAAAAGGGATTGTAAGTAGTCAAGTTAGAGCAAAAGTGAGTGGATACATTCAAAAAGTATTGGTTGATGAAGGTGAACCTGTAAAAAAAGGACAAGTTTTATTTAGATTAGAAACGCAATCTTTAAGTCAAGATGCAGGTGCAGCAAAAGCACGTGTAAACGTTGCTAAAGTTGAAGTTGATAAATTAGTGCCTTTAGTAGAACAAGGTATTATTAGTCAGGTTCAACTACAAACTGCTAAAGCAAATTTAGCACAAGCTGAAGCAAATTACAGCAGTATAAATGCTAGTATTGGTTACGCAACCATTAAAAGTCCGGTAGACGGTTATGTAGGTGCCATTAATTTTAGAGAAGGTACTTTAATTAGTCCTAGCGATCCAACGCCATTAACTACAGTTAGCGATATTAGTAAAGTGTATGCCTTTTTTAGTTTAAACGAAACACAATATTTAGATTTTCTACAAAATGCTGAAGGAAAAACTTTAGAAGAGAAATTATCTCACTATCCAGATGTGAATTTAATTCTAGCTAATGGCAGTATTTACCCAATAAAAGGAAAAATACAAACCAGTTCTGGACAGGTTAATCAAAATACTGGGACAGTAAGTCTTAGAGCTGTTTTCGATAACCCAAATCGTTTAATTACAAATGGTAGCAGTGGTAAAGTTCAAATCCCTATTATTTATGAAGATGCTATAGTGGTACCACAAAAAGCGACCTATGAACAACAAGGTAATGTTATGCTTTACAAATTAGGAGAAGATAATAAAACAAAAAATACCTTAATAAAAGTTAAAGCTGCCATAGATGGTTTATACGTTTTAGAATCTGGACTAAATGCAAACGACAAGATTGTAGCTTCAGGTGTTGGGAAAGTTAGAAACGATATGGTAATTACACCTCAAGACGTCCCTTTCGACGAAGTAACTAAGCCTATCGAAACCTTATTTAAAAACTAG
- a CDS encoding Crp/Fnr family transcriptional regulator, whose translation MIEALQRHYGYLFENELLQEVNQCGLFKAVPEGFVLMDIGQTISHMPLLISGALKILREDEDGDELLLYFIEQGDTCTMSISCCMGNSKSEIRAIAETPATLIMVPVEKMGEWMGKYKSWQNFILQSYHERTVELLESIDTIAFLKMDERLLKYLKDKAMVNHNEIISVTHQDIAQDLHTSRVVISRLLKKLENNGHLKLNRNQIHLLDL comes from the coding sequence ATGATTGAAGCGTTGCAAAGACATTACGGATATTTATTTGAAAATGAATTACTTCAAGAGGTTAACCAATGCGGATTGTTTAAAGCCGTTCCCGAAGGATTCGTGCTTATGGATATTGGTCAGACTATTTCTCATATGCCATTATTAATAAGTGGTGCTCTTAAAATTTTAAGAGAAGATGAAGATGGAGACGAATTGCTATTATATTTTATTGAACAAGGCGATACCTGTACCATGAGTATATCTTGTTGTATGGGAAATTCTAAAAGCGAAATACGAGCAATTGCCGAAACGCCTGCAACACTTATTATGGTACCTGTAGAAAAAATGGGAGAATGGATGGGGAAATATAAAAGTTGGCAAAACTTTATTCTTCAGAGTTATCATGAGCGTACTGTAGAGTTATTAGAATCTATAGATACCATTGCCTTTTTAAAAATGGACGAGCGCCTGCTAAAATATTTAAAAGATAAAGCCATGGTTAATCATAATGAAATCATTTCGGTAACGCACCAAGATATTGCTCAAGATCTTCATACATCGCGAGTTGTTATTTCTAGATTACTTAAAAAGCTAGAAAACAATGGCCACTTAAAGCTTAATAGAAATCAGATTCATTTATTAGATTTATAA
- a CDS encoding MBL fold metallo-hydrolase translates to MKVDQIYTGCLAQGAYYIESEGEVAIIDPLREVEPYLARAEKEGAKIKYIFETHFHADFVSGHVTLSELSGAPIVYGPTANPTFDAIIAEDGQEFKLGNVVIKVLHTPGHTMESSTYLLQDESGKDYAIFSGDTLFLGDVGRPDLAQKGDITQDDLAGFLYDSLRTKIMPLANDVIVYPGHGAGSACGKNMMKETVDTLGNQKQMNYALRADMTKAEFIKEVTDGLAPPPHYFPLNVKMNKEGYDNIDTVIEKGTKALNPDEFETVANTVEALVLDVRHQNDYIKGHIPRSIFIGLAGGFAPWVGALIKDTKQPILLVTDPGMEEEAVIRLSRVGFDNTLGYLEGGFDAWKTAGKEFDAISSITAETFKSRLEQDTLHVFDVRKDSEYASEHIDNAKNASLEFINDYLSEIPKDEPFYVHCAGGYRSVIAASILKSRGFHNLIDVEGGMKAIREVGIPLTDFVCPSTLKK, encoded by the coding sequence ATGAAAGTAGATCAAATATATACAGGATGTTTAGCGCAAGGCGCTTATTATATTGAGAGTGAAGGAGAAGTGGCTATAATAGATCCATTACGTGAGGTTGAACCGTATTTGGCGCGTGCAGAAAAAGAAGGTGCAAAAATTAAATATATTTTTGAAACCCATTTTCACGCCGATTTTGTTAGCGGACATGTTACGCTATCAGAATTAAGTGGCGCTCCAATTGTGTACGGGCCAACAGCAAATCCTACGTTCGATGCTATTATTGCAGAAGACGGTCAGGAATTTAAATTGGGTAACGTTGTTATAAAAGTATTACATACGCCAGGGCATACCATGGAAAGTTCTACGTACTTACTTCAAGATGAAAGTGGAAAAGATTATGCTATTTTTAGCGGAGACACCTTGTTTTTAGGAGATGTGGGACGTCCAGATTTAGCACAAAAAGGCGATATTACACAAGACGATTTAGCGGGTTTTTTATACGATAGTTTACGTACTAAAATCATGCCTCTAGCCAACGATGTTATTGTATATCCTGGGCATGGTGCAGGTTCGGCTTGTGGAAAAAACATGATGAAGGAAACGGTGGATACCTTAGGAAATCAGAAACAAATGAATTACGCTTTGCGTGCAGATATGACAAAAGCTGAATTTATTAAGGAAGTTACAGACGGTTTAGCACCGCCTCCACATTATTTTCCTTTAAATGTAAAAATGAATAAAGAAGGTTACGATAATATTGATACTGTGATTGAAAAAGGAACTAAAGCCTTAAATCCAGATGAGTTTGAAACCGTAGCCAATACTGTTGAGGCTCTAGTTTTAGATGTACGCCATCAAAACGATTATATAAAAGGACATATTCCACGTTCTATTTTTATTGGATTAGCTGGGGGGTTTGCACCATGGGTAGGGGCTTTAATAAAAGATACCAAGCAACCTATTTTATTGGTAACAGATCCAGGGATGGAAGAAGAAGCCGTAATTCGTTTGTCTCGAGTTGGATTCGATAATACATTGGGCTATTTAGAAGGTGGTTTCGATGCTTGGAAAACTGCAGGTAAGGAGTTTGATGCTATTTCGTCTATTACAGCAGAAACTTTTAAATCGAGATTAGAACAGGATACATTACATGTTTTTGATGTTAGAAAAGATTCGGAATATGCTTCAGAACATATCGATAATGCTAAAAATGCTTCTCTAGAGTTTATAAATGATTATTTATCTGAAATTCCAAAAGACGAACCGTTTTATGTGCATTGTGCAGGAGGCTACCGTTCGGTAATTGCAGCTTCAATTTTAAAAAGTCGTGGATTTCATAATCTAATAGATGTTGAAGGAGGTATGAAAGCTATCCGTGAAGTGGGAATTCCATTAACAGATTTTGTTTGTCCGTCTACCTTAAAAAAATAA